A genomic segment from Glycine max cultivar Williams 82 chromosome 1, Glycine_max_v4.0, whole genome shotgun sequence encodes:
- the LOC106799475 gene encoding uncharacterized mitochondrial protein AtMg00860-like: MGIASVSSKVQAIQDWPMPQSVRAIRSFLGLASFHRHFVCGYASIVPPLIKATTLDSFQWTPDTQNAFCRLKEALRKALVLSLPDFEVPFTVETYASYSGTSRNYLLSSSL, translated from the coding sequence ATGGGAATCGCATCGGTGTCCTCGAAAGTTCAGGCCATTCAAGATTGGCCAATGCCACAGTCTGTCAGAGCCATTCGTAGCTTCTTGGGATTGGCGAGTTTCCACCGTCATTTTGTTTGTGGATATGCTTCAATTGTTCCACCTCTCATCAAAGCCACCACTCTGGATTCGTTTCAATGGACCCCGGACACCCAGAATGCTTTTTGCAGGTTGAAGGAAGCACTCAGGAAAGCCCTTGTGTTGTCACTTCCGGACTTTGAAGTTCCTTTCACAGTGGAAACATATGCTTCCTACAGTGGTACATCCAGGAATTATTTGCTATCATCGTCGTTGTGA